From the genome of Pelomonas sp. SE-A7, one region includes:
- the bioD gene encoding dethiobiotin synthase — protein MMKGFFITGTDTEIGKTCITAGLTVALQQLGQRVAPIKSLAAGQFQDEQGRWVNEDVQQLHAAQTLGLSLDEVGPVQFRTPCAPHIAARFDGRSIDREALLAAIRKTAAKADLALVEGVGGFRVPLTDDWDTADLAVDLQLPVILVVGLRLGCINHALLTAEAIRSRGLQLAAWVANTADPAFAHVADNLAALQAGLAVPCLGQVPRLAAPVEPAAVAAHLSSQPRLLLKLLSEDS, from the coding sequence ATGATGAAAGGTTTTTTCATCACCGGCACCGACACCGAGATCGGCAAGACCTGCATCACGGCCGGCCTGACCGTCGCCCTGCAGCAGCTGGGCCAGCGCGTGGCGCCCATCAAGTCGCTGGCGGCCGGCCAGTTCCAGGACGAGCAGGGCCGCTGGGTCAACGAGGACGTGCAGCAGCTGCACGCCGCCCAGACCCTGGGCCTGAGCCTCGATGAGGTCGGCCCCGTGCAGTTCCGCACGCCTTGCGCGCCGCATATCGCGGCCCGCTTCGATGGCCGCAGCATCGACCGCGAAGCCCTGCTCGCCGCGATCCGCAAGACCGCGGCCAAGGCGGACCTGGCCCTGGTCGAAGGGGTGGGCGGTTTCCGCGTGCCCCTTACAGACGATTGGGATACGGCCGACCTGGCCGTCGACCTGCAGCTGCCGGTGATCCTGGTGGTGGGACTTAGGCTGGGCTGCATCAACCATGCGCTGCTCACCGCCGAGGCCATCCGTTCGCGCGGCCTCCAGCTGGCCGCCTGGGTGGCCAATACCGCCGATCCGGCGTTTGCCCATGTGGCGGACAATCTGGCGGCCCTGCAGGCCGGCCTGGCCGTCCCCTGCCTTGGCCAGGTGCCGCGCCTGGCCGCGCCGGTCGAACCCGCGGCCGTGGCCGCCCATCTTTCTTCGCAGCCCCGGCTGCTGCTGAAACTTCTCTCTGAAGACTCCTGA
- a CDS encoding VOC family protein: MKPTPADWPRLSSSLFYENANEAIAWLMEAFGFELRIKVDAEDGSVLHSELTYGEAVIMVSEGGAERAARFGTPLHSPKVLGGANTQSVMLYVDDVDAHCERARSCGATITAEPVLCDYGPEYWADRSYGALDCDGHLWWFSQRIRG, from the coding sequence ATGAAGCCCACGCCCGCCGACTGGCCGCGCCTGTCCAGCTCGCTGTTCTACGAGAACGCCAACGAGGCCATCGCCTGGCTGATGGAGGCCTTTGGTTTCGAGCTGCGCATCAAGGTCGATGCCGAGGACGGCTCGGTGCTGCACAGCGAACTCACCTATGGCGAGGCGGTGATCATGGTGTCGGAGGGCGGCGCCGAGCGTGCCGCCCGCTTCGGGACGCCGCTGCACAGCCCCAAGGTCTTGGGCGGCGCCAACACGCAGAGCGTGATGCTCTATGTGGACGACGTCGACGCCCATTGCGAACGCGCCCGCAGCTGCGGCGCCACCATCACGGCCGAGCCGGTGCTGTGCGACTACGGCCCGGAATACTGGGCCGACCGCAGCTACGGCGCGCTCGACTGCGATGGCCACCTGTGGTGGTTCTCGCAGCGCATCCGCGGCTGA
- a CDS encoding RNA polymerase sigma factor: MPFVSPAAASEASSETVALLRRLGRGESEALDQLYRRESASVYRYALALSGNPAWAADAMQDAFVSLAARPQGFDPLRGTLGAYLAGIARHALMQRWREPGAPDPEQELSSDELHPSPEELLVRAQDQAEIWAAIRRLPWPQREALVLVDLQHRPYVEAALIAGIEINTLRTRLHRARLRLAEFLNAGRGEQR; encoded by the coding sequence ATGCCCTTCGTCAGTCCGGCCGCCGCCAGCGAGGCAAGCAGCGAAACCGTCGCCCTGTTGCGCCGGCTGGGCCGTGGCGAATCCGAGGCGCTGGACCAGCTCTACCGCCGCGAGTCGGCCTCGGTCTACCGCTATGCGCTGGCCCTGAGCGGCAACCCGGCCTGGGCGGCCGACGCGATGCAGGACGCCTTCGTCAGCCTCGCTGCCCGGCCCCAGGGCTTCGATCCGCTACGCGGCACGCTGGGCGCCTACCTGGCCGGCATTGCCCGCCATGCGCTGATGCAGCGCTGGCGCGAACCGGGTGCGCCCGACCCCGAGCAGGAGCTCTCGTCCGACGAACTCCATCCCTCGCCCGAGGAACTGCTGGTGCGGGCCCAGGACCAGGCCGAGATCTGGGCCGCGATACGCCGCCTGCCCTGGCCGCAACGCGAGGCCCTGGTCCTGGTGGACCTGCAGCACCGCCCCTATGTCGAAGCCGCCCTGATCGCCGGCATTGAAATCAACACCTTGCGCACCCGGCTGCACCGGGCGCGCCTTCGGCTGGCCGAATTCCTGAACGCCGGCCGTGGAGAGCAGCGATGA
- a CDS encoding hydroxymethylglutaryl-CoA lyase, protein MSALPTQVTLVDVGPRDGLQNEKQPVATEHKAQLVEMLQQAGLRNIEVTSFVSPKWVPQMGDNEAVMAAITRHPGVRYSVLTPNMKGLEAALPTKPAEIVVFGAASEAFSQKNINCSVAESIERFAPVVAAAHAAGLKVRGALSCAVGCPYEGDIHPDKVERVVQLMKDIGVDHMGVADTIGVGTPRRIQAAMERALKHYPLHEVSGHFHDTYGQALSNIYACLEMGIHHFDASVAGLGGCPYAKGATGNVATEDVVFMLNGLGIDTGIDIDKLVDAGAFISNVLGRPPVSRVGRALLAKRAS, encoded by the coding sequence ATGTCCGCGTTGCCCACTCAAGTCACCCTCGTCGACGTCGGCCCCCGCGACGGCCTGCAGAACGAAAAGCAGCCGGTCGCCACCGAGCACAAGGCCCAGCTGGTCGAGATGCTGCAGCAGGCCGGCCTGCGCAACATCGAGGTCACCAGCTTTGTCAGCCCCAAGTGGGTGCCGCAGATGGGCGACAACGAGGCGGTGATGGCGGCGATCACGCGCCATCCCGGCGTGCGCTACAGCGTGCTGACGCCGAACATGAAGGGCCTGGAGGCCGCCTTGCCGACCAAGCCGGCCGAGATCGTGGTCTTCGGCGCGGCCTCCGAGGCCTTCAGCCAGAAGAACATCAACTGCAGCGTGGCCGAGAGCATCGAGCGCTTCGCGCCCGTGGTCGCCGCCGCCCATGCGGCCGGGCTCAAGGTGCGCGGGGCGCTGTCCTGCGCCGTGGGCTGCCCTTACGAGGGTGACATCCATCCCGACAAGGTGGAGCGCGTGGTCCAGCTGATGAAGGACATTGGCGTGGACCACATGGGCGTGGCCGACACCATTGGCGTGGGCACGCCGCGGCGCATCCAGGCGGCGATGGAGCGGGCCTTGAAGCACTATCCGCTGCACGAGGTCAGCGGCCATTTCCACGACACCTACGGCCAGGCCCTGTCCAACATCTACGCCTGCCTGGAGATGGGCATCCACCATTTCGATGCCAGCGTGGCCGGCCTGGGTGGCTGCCCTTACGCCAAGGGCGCCACCGGCAATGTGGCGACCGAAGACGTGGTCTTCATGCTGAACGGACTCGGCATAGACACCGGCATCGACATAGACAAGCTGGTCGATGCCGGCGCCTTCATCTCCAATGTGCTGGGCCGCCCGCCGGTCTCGCGTGTGGGCCGCGCCCTGCTGGCCAAGCGGGCCAGCTGA
- a CDS encoding acetyl/propionyl/methylcrotonyl-CoA carboxylase subunit alpha: MFKKILIANRGEIACRVAATARRLGVKTVAVYSEADARARHVQACDEGVLIGGPAPKDSYLQWQRIIDAACATGAEAIHPGYGFLSENEDFAQACANAGLVFIGPPSSAIRAMGLKAESKRLMEQAGVPLVPGYHGADQNPELLKSEADRIGYPVLIKASAGGGGKGMRAVYAADEFEAALASCKREAINSFGDDAVLIERYVQKPRHIEIQVFGDSHGDCVFLFERDCSVQRRHQKVLEEAPAPGMTEARRREMGEAAVAAAKAVGYVGAGTVEFICEQDGRFYFMEMNTRLQVEHPVTEAITGQDLVEWQLRVAGGEPLPLKQSELRMNGHAIEARICAENPEAGFLPATGRLDVARWPSHVSFERGTVRLDAGVGEGDEISPYYDSMVAKLIVWGEDREQALARLDAALRDTHIVGLQTNVAFLRRCAATKSFAGADLDTALIEREKAALFGQPGLPLDVAAAAVVAHTLAVEATQQSDDPWSRRDGWRIFGSAVRRFELDFNGEHHRVLLSRHHQGGMQLTVAGEEIPFAVNSASQEAHELLLGEGLNLRRIAVKTYARGERVTVFAPQGSAELTEFDVIAHAGEGASEGGRLSAPMPGKMVSFLVAAGDKVTKGQALAVMEAMKMEHQIHAPRDGVVAEILYSVGDQVTDGAELIRLEA; this comes from the coding sequence ATGTTCAAGAAGATCCTGATCGCCAACCGCGGCGAAATCGCCTGCCGCGTGGCAGCCACCGCGCGCCGCCTCGGCGTCAAGACCGTGGCCGTCTACTCCGAAGCCGATGCCCGGGCCAGGCATGTGCAGGCCTGCGACGAAGGCGTGCTGATCGGCGGTCCGGCGCCGAAGGACTCCTACCTTCAGTGGCAGCGCATCATCGATGCCGCCTGCGCCACCGGCGCCGAGGCCATCCACCCCGGCTATGGCTTTCTGAGCGAGAACGAGGACTTCGCCCAGGCCTGCGCGAATGCCGGCCTGGTCTTCATAGGTCCGCCGTCGTCGGCGATCCGCGCGATGGGCCTGAAGGCCGAGTCCAAGCGGCTGATGGAGCAGGCCGGCGTGCCCCTGGTGCCGGGCTATCACGGCGCCGACCAGAACCCCGAGCTGCTGAAGAGCGAGGCGGATCGCATCGGCTATCCGGTGCTGATCAAGGCCAGCGCCGGTGGTGGCGGCAAGGGCATGCGCGCGGTCTATGCGGCGGATGAATTTGAAGCTGCACTGGCCTCCTGCAAGCGCGAGGCGATCAACAGCTTCGGCGACGATGCCGTGCTGATCGAGCGCTATGTGCAGAAGCCGCGCCACATCGAGATCCAGGTCTTCGGCGACAGCCACGGCGACTGCGTCTTCCTGTTCGAGCGCGACTGCTCGGTGCAGCGCCGCCACCAGAAGGTGCTGGAGGAAGCGCCGGCCCCGGGCATGACCGAGGCCCGCCGCCGCGAGATGGGCGAGGCCGCCGTGGCCGCGGCCAAGGCCGTGGGCTATGTGGGCGCCGGCACGGTGGAGTTCATCTGCGAGCAGGATGGCCGCTTCTATTTCATGGAAATGAACACGCGCCTGCAGGTCGAGCATCCGGTGACCGAGGCGATCACCGGCCAGGACCTGGTCGAGTGGCAGCTGCGCGTGGCTGGCGGCGAGCCGCTGCCGCTCAAGCAATCCGAGCTGCGCATGAACGGCCACGCCATTGAGGCCCGCATCTGCGCCGAGAACCCCGAGGCCGGTTTTCTTCCTGCCACCGGGCGCCTCGACGTGGCTCGCTGGCCTTCGCATGTGAGCTTCGAGCGCGGCACCGTGCGGCTGGATGCCGGCGTGGGCGAGGGCGACGAGATCAGCCCCTACTACGACTCCATGGTCGCCAAGCTGATCGTCTGGGGCGAGGACCGCGAGCAGGCCCTGGCCCGGCTCGATGCCGCGCTGCGCGACACCCACATCGTGGGCCTGCAGACCAACGTAGCCTTCCTGCGCCGCTGCGCCGCGACCAAGTCGTTTGCCGGTGCCGACCTGGACACCGCGCTGATCGAGCGTGAGAAGGCCGCGCTGTTCGGCCAGCCCGGTCTGCCGCTTGATGTGGCGGCTGCCGCTGTCGTGGCCCATACGCTGGCCGTCGAAGCCACGCAGCAGAGCGACGATCCCTGGAGCCGCCGCGACGGCTGGCGCATCTTCGGTTCGGCCGTGCGCCGCTTCGAGCTGGACTTCAATGGCGAGCACCACCGCGTGCTGCTGTCGCGCCACCACCAGGGCGGCATGCAGCTCACGGTGGCCGGCGAGGAGATTCCGTTCGCGGTCAACTCGGCCAGCCAGGAAGCCCATGAGCTGCTGCTGGGCGAGGGCCTGAACCTGCGCCGCATCGCGGTGAAGACCTATGCCCGCGGCGAGCGCGTCACCGTGTTCGCGCCGCAGGGCTCGGCCGAGCTGACCGAGTTCGACGTGATCGCCCATGCCGGCGAGGGGGCTTCCGAGGGCGGCCGCCTGAGCGCGCCCATGCCGGGCAAGATGGTGTCCTTCCTGGTCGCTGCCGGCGACAAGGTCACCAAGGGCCAGGCCCTGGCCGTGATGGAGGCGATGAAGATGGAACACCAGATCCATGCGCCGCGCGACGGCGTGGTGGCCGAGATCCTTTACTCGGTCGGTGACCAGGTGACGGACGGCGCGGAACTTATCCGCCTGGAGGCTTGA
- the bioB gene encoding biotin synthase BioB, protein MKQTQNQIQSLTPTRDEDRRNSKPWTVNEVAELFELPFMDLLFRAQQVHREHFDANAVQLSTLLSIKTGGCEEDCKYCPQSAHFDTGLKAEKLLPLDEVMEAAKAAKANGATRFCMGAAWRAPKERHIEQIGEMISSVKALGLETCLTAGMLADGQAEQLQQAGLDYYNHNLDTAPEFYGQIITTRTYQDRLDTLDRVRGVGLKVCSGGIVGMGETRRQRAGLVVQLANLDPYPESVPINNLVQVEGTPLAGTAQLDPFEFVRTIAVARICMPRAMVRLSAGREEMPEAMQALCFMAGANSMFYGDKLLTTSNPQAEKDRALLSRLGMHCATEAELSHGESGSKEAKIMLMAKPAADEQPPARPCQTH, encoded by the coding sequence ATGAAGCAGACCCAAAACCAGATCCAGTCGTTGACGCCGACCCGCGACGAGGACCGTCGCAACAGCAAGCCCTGGACCGTCAATGAAGTGGCCGAGCTGTTCGAGCTGCCCTTCATGGACCTGCTGTTCCGCGCCCAGCAGGTGCACCGCGAGCATTTCGATGCCAATGCGGTCCAGCTGTCCACCCTGCTGTCGATCAAGACCGGCGGCTGCGAGGAGGACTGCAAGTACTGCCCGCAGTCGGCCCATTTCGACACCGGCCTCAAGGCCGAGAAGCTCTTGCCGCTGGACGAGGTGATGGAAGCCGCCAAGGCCGCCAAGGCCAATGGCGCGACCCGCTTCTGCATGGGCGCCGCCTGGCGCGCCCCCAAGGAGCGCCATATCGAGCAGATCGGCGAGATGATTTCCAGCGTCAAGGCCCTGGGCCTGGAGACCTGTCTGACCGCCGGCATGCTGGCCGACGGCCAGGCCGAGCAGCTGCAGCAGGCGGGCCTGGACTACTACAACCACAACCTCGACACCGCGCCCGAGTTCTACGGCCAGATCATCACCACCCGCACCTACCAGGACCGCCTGGACACGCTGGACCGGGTGCGCGGCGTGGGCCTCAAGGTCTGCTCCGGCGGCATCGTGGGCATGGGCGAGACCCGCCGCCAGCGCGCCGGCCTGGTGGTGCAGCTGGCCAACCTGGATCCCTATCCGGAGTCGGTGCCGATCAACAACCTGGTCCAGGTCGAAGGCACGCCGCTGGCCGGAACGGCCCAGCTCGATCCGTTCGAGTTCGTGCGCACCATTGCCGTGGCCCGCATCTGCATGCCGCGCGCCATGGTCCGCCTGTCGGCCGGCCGCGAGGAGATGCCCGAGGCCATGCAGGCCCTCTGCTTCATGGCCGGTGCCAATTCCATGTTCTATGGCGACAAGCTCTTGACCACCAGCAACCCGCAGGCCGAGAAGGACCGCGCCCTGCTGAGCCGGCTGGGCATGCACTGCGCTACCGAGGCCGAGCTCTCGCACGGCGAGTCGGGCAGCAAGGAAGCCAAGATCATGCTGATGGCCAAGCCGGCCGCCGACGAGCAGCCGCCGGCGCGTCCCTGCCAGACGCACTGA
- a CDS encoding TonB-dependent receptor produces MSDRNWTGFSLSALGAAVAIVTAAPAFAQNTTAAVNGRITSPDGKPVAAATVTIVHRESGSTNTLTTDAEGRYSARGLRVGGPYDITVAKGADKEARNGIFLALAENLNLDVRLGSQQLQTVTITGSASAASKFNSGTMGAGTSIGRNELDAYASVARNLQDYARTDPRLSQTDKERGEISAAGQNVRYNSVTIDGVTINDTFGLEANNMPTAKQPISIDAIQSVQVNISNYDVTQKGYTGANINAVTKSGTNELKGSVYYVYRNDKLVGSRFNRANDSYFNFLPFKEDTKGFTLGGPIVKDKLFFFASYEELKSTRAQPEFGPVGSPLTNVAISQSSLDSLKSIAKSKYNMEVGDANGPSVLNVKDSLVKLDWNISDKHRANVRFARTEQSETNFGSFSATAINLTSWWWEQEKKIDTVVGQIFSDWTPNFSTELKISNRDYHSEPKNHANLPAMALQFTGPAPAGSPAGVNTGSRFVNFGTELSRHYNILDTKTQDAYFGANWVIDDHELKFGADYAKNKVFNAFFQNTKGNYTFSCQNSSATYTYSFGAINCGTATAAQIEAAVLENFNIGRASSYQVQTPVPGGTLDDGIAKWALAQTGLFLQDTWTVNDRLTVTAGVRVDQLSTNDKPARNAAAAAATVAGSVNGTTVVRNSGGFGLDNSANVDGANLVQPRFGFNYLLNDKKDAKAQVRGGFGLFQGAAANVWLSNPYSNTGLATQVIGCGISGFGTCASTGGLFNPDPTKQVTSFAGTQPAANVDFVQPGMSQPSVWKLNLAYDGQLPWGGLEWSAEWLYTKTDSGIYYKHLNLGAATKIGPDGREMFFRPEGYNPACYTATGGTVTSGACATPTGQTRTRALSNPAFNNVLLAAESKKGSGNSLTLSLSQPARQGFGWSVAYSRSSATEVSPLTSSVSNSNFNARAIFNPNEDTAANSAALIKDRISAAVNWSKAFIGNYKTTVGLFYEGRKGKPYSWTYRNDMNGDGVVNDLMYIPTAFGSGDVEFLGDTAASKVNETNFWNIVNSYKELRDSKGGVVKRFGSISPWANSFDLRISQQIPGFTEKHKGSFSFDILNVGNLINPRWGRINEVAFASAGGNKRTFVNYVGLNAAGKYIYQVNTNIDDVTLKQVKGESQWAVQATVKYEF; encoded by the coding sequence ATGAGTGACAGGAATTGGACCGGCTTCTCGCTGTCGGCGCTGGGCGCCGCAGTGGCCATCGTGACCGCCGCCCCGGCGTTCGCGCAGAACACGACCGCCGCCGTCAACGGCCGCATCACCTCGCCTGATGGCAAGCCGGTGGCCGCTGCCACCGTGACCATCGTCCACCGCGAGTCGGGTTCGACCAACACGCTGACCACCGATGCCGAAGGTCGTTACTCGGCTCGCGGCCTGCGCGTCGGCGGCCCCTACGACATCACGGTTGCCAAGGGTGCCGACAAGGAAGCCCGCAACGGCATCTTCCTGGCCCTGGCCGAAAACCTGAACCTGGACGTGCGCCTGGGCTCGCAGCAGCTGCAGACGGTGACCATCACCGGCAGCGCCTCGGCCGCCAGCAAGTTCAACAGCGGCACCATGGGTGCCGGCACCAGCATCGGCCGCAACGAGCTCGACGCCTACGCCTCGGTCGCCCGGAACCTCCAGGATTACGCCCGTACCGATCCGCGCCTGTCGCAGACCGACAAGGAGCGCGGCGAGATCTCGGCCGCCGGCCAGAACGTCCGCTACAACTCGGTCACCATCGACGGCGTCACCATCAATGACACCTTCGGCCTGGAAGCCAACAACATGCCGACGGCCAAGCAGCCGATCTCGATCGATGCGATCCAGTCGGTGCAGGTCAACATCTCGAACTACGACGTGACCCAGAAGGGTTACACCGGCGCCAACATCAACGCCGTCACCAAGTCGGGCACGAACGAGCTCAAGGGCAGCGTCTACTACGTCTACCGCAACGACAAGCTGGTGGGCTCGCGCTTCAACCGCGCCAATGACAGCTACTTCAACTTCCTGCCCTTCAAGGAAGACACCAAGGGCTTCACCCTGGGTGGCCCCATCGTCAAGGACAAGCTGTTCTTCTTCGCCAGCTACGAAGAGCTGAAGAGCACCCGCGCCCAGCCCGAGTTCGGCCCGGTCGGCAGCCCGCTGACCAACGTCGCCATCTCGCAGTCCTCGCTTGACTCGCTCAAGAGCATTGCCAAGAGCAAGTACAACATGGAGGTCGGTGATGCCAACGGCCCCAGCGTCCTGAACGTCAAGGACTCGCTGGTCAAGCTGGACTGGAACATCAGCGACAAGCACCGCGCCAACGTCCGCTTCGCCCGCACCGAGCAGAGCGAGACCAACTTCGGCAGCTTCAGCGCCACGGCCATCAACCTGACCTCGTGGTGGTGGGAGCAAGAGAAGAAGATCGACACCGTTGTCGGCCAGATCTTCTCGGACTGGACGCCCAACTTCTCGACCGAGCTGAAGATCTCGAACCGCGACTACCACAGCGAGCCCAAGAACCACGCGAACCTGCCGGCCATGGCCCTGCAGTTCACGGGTCCGGCACCGGCCGGTTCGCCCGCCGGCGTCAATACCGGCAGCCGCTTCGTCAACTTCGGTACCGAGCTGAGCCGTCACTACAACATCCTGGACACCAAGACCCAGGATGCCTACTTCGGCGCCAACTGGGTCATCGACGACCACGAGCTGAAGTTCGGCGCGGACTACGCCAAGAACAAGGTGTTCAACGCCTTCTTCCAGAACACCAAGGGCAACTACACCTTCAGCTGCCAGAACAGCAGCGCGACCTACACCTACAGCTTCGGCGCGATCAACTGCGGCACGGCCACGGCCGCCCAGATCGAAGCCGCCGTGCTGGAGAACTTCAACATCGGCCGTGCGTCCTCGTACCAGGTACAGACCCCGGTGCCCGGCGGCACGCTGGATGACGGCATCGCCAAGTGGGCCCTGGCCCAGACCGGCCTGTTCCTGCAGGACACCTGGACCGTCAACGACCGCCTGACCGTGACGGCCGGCGTCCGCGTGGACCAGCTGTCCACCAACGACAAGCCGGCCCGCAACGCCGCCGCCGCCGCCGCCACCGTGGCCGGCTCGGTCAACGGCACCACGGTCGTCCGCAACAGCGGCGGCTTCGGTCTGGACAACTCGGCCAACGTCGATGGCGCCAACCTGGTCCAGCCGCGCTTCGGCTTCAACTACCTGCTGAACGACAAGAAGGACGCCAAGGCCCAGGTGCGCGGCGGTTTCGGTCTGTTCCAGGGTGCGGCTGCCAACGTCTGGCTGTCCAACCCCTACTCCAACACCGGCCTGGCCACCCAGGTCATCGGTTGCGGCATCTCGGGCTTCGGCACCTGCGCCAGCACCGGCGGCCTGTTCAACCCGGATCCGACCAAGCAGGTCACCAGCTTCGCCGGTACCCAGCCGGCGGCCAACGTGGACTTCGTCCAGCCCGGCATGAGCCAGCCTTCGGTCTGGAAGCTGAACCTGGCCTATGACGGTCAGCTGCCTTGGGGTGGCCTGGAATGGTCGGCTGAATGGCTGTACACCAAGACTGATTCGGGCATCTACTACAAGCACCTGAACCTGGGCGCTGCCACCAAGATCGGTCCGGATGGCCGCGAGATGTTCTTCCGTCCGGAAGGCTACAACCCGGCCTGCTACACCGCCACCGGCGGCACGGTCACCTCGGGCGCCTGCGCCACGCCGACCGGCCAGACCCGCACCCGCGCACTCAGCAACCCGGCGTTCAACAACGTGCTGCTGGCGGCCGAGTCGAAGAAGGGCTCGGGCAACTCGCTGACGCTATCGCTGTCGCAACCGGCTCGCCAGGGCTTCGGCTGGAGCGTGGCCTACAGCCGCTCTTCCGCCACCGAAGTGAGCCCGCTGACCTCGTCGGTCTCGAACTCCAACTTCAACGCCCGCGCCATTTTCAACCCGAACGAAGACACGGCCGCCAACTCGGCAGCCCTGATCAAGGATCGCATCAGCGCCGCGGTCAACTGGTCCAAGGCCTTCATCGGCAACTACAAGACCACGGTGGGCCTGTTCTACGAAGGCCGCAAGGGCAAGCCCTACAGCTGGACCTATCGCAACGACATGAACGGCGACGGCGTCGTCAACGACCTGATGTACATCCCGACCGCCTTCGGTTCGGGAGACGTCGAGTTCCTGGGCGACACGGCGGCCAGCAAGGTCAACGAAACCAACTTCTGGAACATCGTCAATTCCTACAAGGAACTGCGTGACTCCAAGGGTGGTGTCGTGAAGCGCTTCGGCAGCATCTCGCCGTGGGCCAACAGCTTCGACCTGCGCATCAGCCAGCAGATCCCGGGCTTCACCGAGAAGCACAAGGGTTCGTTCTCGTTCGACATCCTGAACGTGGGCAACCTGATCAACCCGCGCTGGGGCCGCATCAACGAAGTGGCCTTCGCCTCGGCCGGTGGCAACAAGCGCACCTTCGTGAACTACGTCGGCCTGAACGCCGCCGGCAAGTACATCTACCAGGTCAACACCAACATCGACGACGTGACCCTGAAGCAAGTCAAGGGCGAGTCGCAATGGGCGGTGCAGGCCACGGTCAAGTACGAGTTCTGA
- a CDS encoding PPC domain-containing DNA-binding protein: protein MNDSLEPLRLPPGTDLRAALEALARERGAGFVVAGLGSLKPTRLRLAGAELVMELEGDVELLSLTGSLTREGAHLHASISDVNGQVYGGHLMAGSRVRTTAELLVAWLPGWELRRELDAATGYAELQVRRREP from the coding sequence ATGAACGACAGCCTGGAACCCTTGAGACTGCCGCCCGGCACCGACCTGCGCGCGGCGCTGGAAGCGCTGGCCCGCGAGCGCGGCGCCGGCTTCGTCGTGGCTGGCCTGGGCAGCCTGAAGCCGACGCGGCTGCGCCTGGCCGGGGCGGAGCTGGTGATGGAGCTGGAAGGCGATGTGGAGCTGCTGAGCCTGACTGGCTCGCTCACCCGCGAGGGAGCTCATCTGCACGCCAGCATTTCCGACGTCAACGGCCAGGTCTATGGTGGCCATCTGATGGCCGGCAGCCGGGTCCGCACCACGGCCGAGCTGCTGGTCGCGTGGCTGCCCGGTTGGGAGCTTCGCCGCGAGCTGGACGCCGCGACTGGCTATGCCGAACTGCAGGTGCGTCGGCGCGAACCATGA
- a CDS encoding tRNA-uridine aminocarboxypropyltransferase codes for MSRPLCPRCERPLAACLCAWVRSVSNRVEVLLLQHPDEQGEAKGTAALLRLSLSNCVLKVGERFDPSELDDGRQSWLLYPGADAGAALPLPERMRLIVLDGSWRKSRKLIHLNPWLTALPRLSLADAPASRYASLRRADAAGQLSTLEATTLALMQLEQGNAAPYQGLLEAMDGFVAQQLAFRPTAAH; via the coding sequence ATGAGCCGTCCGCTGTGCCCGCGCTGCGAGCGGCCGCTCGCCGCCTGTCTGTGCGCCTGGGTCAGGTCGGTGAGCAATCGGGTCGAGGTCCTGCTGCTCCAGCATCCGGACGAGCAGGGGGAAGCCAAGGGCACGGCCGCGCTGCTGCGGCTCAGCCTCTCGAATTGCGTGCTGAAAGTCGGCGAACGCTTTGATCCGAGCGAACTCGACGACGGCCGCCAGAGCTGGCTGCTCTACCCGGGCGCTGACGCGGGTGCTGCCTTGCCGCTGCCGGAACGGATGCGGCTGATCGTGCTGGACGGCAGCTGGCGCAAGAGCCGCAAGCTGATTCACCTGAATCCCTGGCTGACTGCCTTGCCGCGGCTTTCGCTGGCCGATGCGCCGGCCAGCCGCTATGCCTCGCTGCGCCGGGCCGATGCAGCCGGACAGTTGTCGACGCTGGAAGCGACGACGCTGGCCCTGATGCAGCTGGAGCAAGGCAATGCAGCCCCGTACCAGGGGCTGCTTGAGGCGATGGACGGCTTCGTGGCGCAGCAGCTGGCCTTCAGGCCAACAGCCGCGCACTAG